The proteins below come from a single Parageobacillus thermoglucosidasius genomic window:
- a CDS encoding ABC transporter permease, whose protein sequence is MSNKLVYKKHILTRGISIISITLILIVWTVSTNLKWVDPVFLPTPQSVWKAFLELIRDGYKGASLSTHILNSLYRLFLALILAVFTAVPLGIFCGISKYILAIFDPIIEFYRPLPPLAYYALLVLWLGIDDKSKVALLFLSAFAPLFISTVSSVQRVPQERINGALSLGASKPKVLLYIILPSCLPDIITGFRTAIGVTYATLVAAEMVAATSGIGWMVLDASKYLRSDIVFVGIILMGGIAILMDGIIRLYQHIQFSWVGKQD, encoded by the coding sequence ATGAGCAACAAATTGGTATATAAAAAGCACATACTTACTAGAGGAATTTCGATAATTAGCATCACCTTAATATTAATCGTTTGGACAGTAAGTACAAATTTAAAATGGGTGGATCCTGTTTTTCTCCCAACTCCCCAGTCTGTTTGGAAAGCATTTTTAGAGTTAATAAGAGATGGATATAAAGGTGCTTCATTAAGCACTCATATACTAAATAGTTTGTACAGATTGTTTTTAGCCCTAATTTTAGCAGTTTTCACGGCCGTGCCATTGGGGATTTTTTGCGGAATTTCAAAATATATACTTGCTATTTTTGATCCGATTATTGAATTTTACCGACCACTTCCTCCATTAGCCTACTACGCCTTACTTGTTTTATGGTTAGGAATTGATGATAAATCGAAAGTTGCGCTTTTATTTTTAAGTGCTTTTGCTCCCTTGTTTATTTCCACTGTATCTAGTGTACAGCGCGTCCCACAAGAGCGTATAAATGGAGCATTGTCTTTAGGGGCTTCAAAACCGAAAGTCCTATTATACATAATCCTCCCATCTTGCTTGCCGGACATCATAACAGGATTTCGTACAGCCATCGGCGTTACGTATGCTACATTAGTTGCTGCTGAAATGGTAGCGGCTACCTCAGGGATTGGCTGGATGGTATTAGATGCGAGTAAATATTTGAGAAGCGATATTGTTTTTGTAGGAATCATTCTAATGGGAGGAATCGCCATTCTTATGGATGGCATCATTAGATTGTATCAGCATATTCAATTCTCTTGGGTTGGAAAACAAGATTAA
- a CDS encoding BglG family transcription antiterminator yields MILNARCVQILNMLLSSSTHVTTDKLAQSMQVSKRTVYYDMQKINDWLRSQGFSPLKHVRDLGFYLDDQAKKKISAALQTMQPIRHYEYSSDERKAWIGLLIFIRSGRIFLHDLLEKLQVSRSTLLNDVKKLKSEWQLFQLELAFHRKQGYFVIGEEKQKRKAIVHYAAQILATVGYERLCSELLGGHILPVKNIIRQSETFSAIRYTNDVIHTLTVYLSIFLKRWIRGKYIQMDEQEKEVLQSTREYKTAHHIITQIENVFQVDVPQDEICYLTTYLLGSRVTDDKQIDQNNEIATLKQIIKNMVDDFQKYACVQFKHREELEKNLLIHMKPAYYRLKYGLHLQNELTQSVKANYHDIFTLTKKVVHHVENVVGQSVGDDEIAYIAMHFGGWLDREGVSVPTRKKALIVCESGIGTSRILQKQIEELLSTVDVIDIISAREYKAYSLEHVDFVVTTIPLEPRDIPVYIVRPILTAADKMLLLRETNGLSETRTLSVEALLEIVKRHATIINEKALVQELHEYISQSKRKEILKKPMLKDLLTKQCIQFVEEVGDWKEAIALAAKPLLDGGYITNAYIQAMIDNVKKLGPYIVITPGVALPHARPEQGVRKIGMSFLRIKNGCLFSEKEEHRVYILIVLAAIDNETHLKALSQLTKLLSNKENMHVLFSTNSIEEVLTLIEAYSY; encoded by the coding sequence ATGATACTCAATGCCCGTTGTGTCCAAATTTTAAATATGTTGCTTAGTTCTTCCACTCACGTCACTACAGACAAGCTCGCTCAGTCCATGCAAGTTTCAAAACGAACGGTTTACTACGATATGCAAAAAATAAATGATTGGCTGCGAAGCCAAGGCTTTTCGCCGCTGAAACATGTGCGCGATCTCGGTTTTTACTTGGACGATCAAGCCAAAAAGAAAATTAGTGCAGCATTGCAAACAATGCAGCCAATTCGACATTACGAGTATTCTTCGGATGAAAGAAAAGCATGGATTGGATTACTGATTTTTATCCGCAGCGGTCGAATTTTTTTACACGACTTGTTAGAGAAACTGCAAGTGAGCCGGAGTACTTTATTGAATGATGTCAAGAAACTCAAATCGGAATGGCAGCTGTTTCAATTGGAATTAGCATTCCATCGTAAGCAAGGATATTTCGTCATTGGCGAAGAGAAGCAAAAACGGAAGGCGATCGTGCATTATGCCGCACAGATTTTGGCCACTGTTGGCTATGAACGTCTATGTTCTGAGTTGCTTGGCGGACACATATTACCGGTCAAGAATATTATTCGCCAATCAGAAACATTTTCTGCCATTCGTTATACGAATGATGTTATTCACACATTAACGGTTTATCTTTCTATTTTTCTGAAGCGATGGATTCGTGGTAAATATATTCAAATGGATGAGCAGGAAAAAGAAGTGCTGCAGTCGACTAGGGAATACAAAACGGCTCATCATATCATTACTCAAATTGAAAACGTTTTCCAAGTGGATGTTCCTCAAGATGAAATTTGTTATCTAACAACTTATCTTTTAGGTTCAAGAGTCACAGATGATAAGCAAATCGATCAAAATAATGAAATTGCCACTTTGAAACAAATAATCAAAAACATGGTCGATGATTTTCAAAAGTATGCTTGTGTACAATTCAAACATCGTGAAGAGTTGGAAAAAAATTTATTGATTCATATGAAGCCAGCCTATTACCGACTGAAATATGGTCTTCATTTGCAAAATGAATTAACCCAATCTGTTAAAGCAAATTATCATGACATCTTTACTTTAACGAAAAAAGTGGTTCATCATGTCGAGAACGTTGTCGGTCAATCCGTAGGTGACGATGAAATTGCTTATATCGCAATGCATTTCGGGGGATGGCTTGACAGAGAAGGGGTATCTGTTCCAACTCGGAAAAAAGCGCTCATTGTATGCGAAAGCGGTATCGGTACATCGCGAATTTTACAAAAACAAATTGAAGAACTATTATCAACCGTTGATGTCATTGACATCATTTCGGCAAGAGAATACAAGGCTTATTCTCTGGAACATGTTGATTTTGTTGTTACAACCATTCCGTTAGAACCGAGAGATATTCCTGTTTATATCGTTCGCCCTATTTTAACCGCTGCGGATAAAATGTTGCTTTTAAGGGAAACAAACGGACTGTCTGAAACGAGAACTTTATCAGTCGAAGCATTGTTAGAGATCGTTAAAAGGCATGCAACGATTATCAATGAAAAAGCATTAGTTCAAGAACTGCACGAATATATTAGTCAAAGCAAAAGAAAGGAGATTTTGAAAAAACCGATGCTGAAAGATTTGCTTACAAAACAATGCATTCAGTTTGTAGAAGAGGTAGGTGATTGGAAAGAAGCGATTGCGCTTGCTGCGAAACCGTTATTGGATGGCGGTTATATTACAAACGCATACATTCAAGCGATGATTGACAATGTGAAGAAATTGGGGCCTTATATCGTGATTACACCAGGAGTGGCTTTGCCACATGCCCGGCCGGAACAGGGAGTAAGGAAAATTGGCATGAGCTTTCTTAGAATCAAAAATGGCTGCCTATTCTCCGAAAAAGAAGAGCATCGGGTATATATTTTAATCGTTTTAGCTGCCATTGATAATGAAACACATTTAAAAGCGCTATCGCAGCTGACAAAATTGTTATCCAATAAAGAAAATATGCATGTATTGTTCTCGACCAATTCGATAGAAGAAGTACTCACATTAATCGAAGCGTATTCTTATTAA
- a CDS encoding PTS sugar transporter subunit IIB, with the protein MKKILVVCGNGLGSSFIIEMNVKNVLKEMGIEAEVSHTDLATSKTEKADLYLGAKDLVEALDDGTRNVAKLTNILDLDELREALKKHL; encoded by the coding sequence ATGAAGAAAATTCTCGTCGTTTGCGGAAATGGGCTGGGGAGCAGTTTTATCATCGAAATGAATGTCAAAAACGTGTTGAAAGAGATGGGGATTGAAGCTGAAGTTTCCCATACTGATTTAGCAACGAGCAAAACGGAAAAAGCAGATCTGTATTTAGGGGCAAAAGATTTAGTCGAGGCGCTTGATGACGGCACGCGCAATGTGGCCAAACTGACAAACATTCTCGATCTTGATGAATTAAGAGAGGCACTAAAAAAACATTTGTGA
- a CDS encoding PTS ascorbate transporter subunit IIC, with product MFDFIMKDILGSPAILVGLFAFLGLLLQKKSFPDIVSGTLKTIMGFVILSGGANILIGSLNVFGKMFEKAFHIKGVIPNNEAIVAIAQQTFGKETAMIMLFGMIVNILIARFTRFKYIFLTGHHTLFMACLISAVFATGGVIGVPLIIVGSIILGSLMVLMPAILQPYMREVTGTDQIALGHFGSIGYFTSAWIGKRLGNKAQSTEDIKVPKSLGFLRDTSVAMSLTMVILFFIVAPFAGKQFIEKELSGGVNFLVFSLMQGITFAAGVYVVLAGVRMLIAEIVPAFKGIADKVVQDAKPALDCPAVFPYAPNAVIVGFLSSFVAGIISMFILPLVGLKVIVPGLIPHFFTGAAAGVFGNATGGRRGAIFGAFANGILISFLPALLLPVLGSLGFEGTTFGDSDFGIVGILLGYLIKLFS from the coding sequence ATGTTTGATTTCATTATGAAGGATATATTAGGCTCGCCGGCGATTTTAGTCGGATTGTTTGCGTTCCTTGGTCTGTTGCTGCAAAAGAAGAGCTTTCCTGATATCGTCTCCGGCACGCTAAAAACGATTATGGGATTTGTTATTCTCAGCGGTGGTGCCAACATTTTAATCGGCTCGTTAAACGTTTTTGGGAAAATGTTTGAAAAAGCCTTCCATATTAAAGGAGTGATTCCGAATAACGAGGCGATTGTTGCCATTGCCCAACAAACGTTCGGTAAAGAAACTGCGATGATTATGTTATTTGGAATGATTGTCAATATTCTCATTGCGCGATTTACTCGTTTTAAATATATTTTTTTAACTGGGCATCATACGTTATTCATGGCTTGCTTAATTTCCGCTGTATTTGCTACTGGTGGAGTCATTGGCGTTCCGCTTATCATCGTTGGTTCAATTATTCTTGGAAGTTTGATGGTGTTGATGCCGGCGATTCTTCAACCTTACATGCGGGAAGTTACGGGAACGGACCAAATCGCTTTAGGCCATTTCGGCTCCATCGGTTATTTTACTTCGGCGTGGATCGGAAAGCGTCTTGGAAACAAGGCGCAATCCACGGAAGATATTAAAGTGCCGAAATCATTAGGATTCCTTCGCGATACATCGGTTGCGATGTCCCTGACAATGGTCATCTTATTCTTCATTGTCGCTCCATTTGCTGGAAAGCAATTTATAGAGAAAGAGTTAAGCGGCGGCGTGAACTTCCTTGTCTTCTCCCTGATGCAAGGAATTACATTTGCCGCAGGGGTATACGTCGTATTGGCGGGAGTACGGATGCTCATAGCTGAAATTGTTCCAGCGTTTAAGGGGATTGCGGATAAAGTGGTGCAAGACGCCAAACCAGCGCTTGATTGTCCGGCCGTATTTCCTTACGCTCCGAACGCTGTCATCGTCGGCTTTTTATCGAGCTTTGTAGCGGGGATTATCTCGATGTTTATCTTGCCGCTTGTTGGCTTAAAAGTGATTGTTCCTGGCCTTATTCCACACTTTTTCACCGGAGCCGCTGCCGGCGTATTCGGTAATGCGACAGGCGGTAGACGAGGCGCCATTTTCGGAGCATTTGCCAACGGAATTTTAATTTCCTTCTTGCCGGCACTTTTACTCCCAGTTCTTGGCTCGCTCGGATTTGAAGGGACGACGTTCGGAGATTCGGATTTTGGAATTGTTGGGATTTTGTTAGGATATTTAATCAAACTGTTTTCATAA
- a CDS encoding pre-toxin TG domain-containing protein, with protein MTTIRVKPEELETVAKHVPDAEDACQRARTSLSWELPSLVMEIPGIGSAAIHELTDELIHWLDRYEEKLNEAEELLYRTAAAIRQADQTLADNIKEFGLELSGLYDLQRLFGEYDPVTGERISVWDRLVAGGMLLASFIPPVKGAGIAGKAGIKGAKAAGIAADVSKLVPQMKYVLRYDKMMSVFQAAYLQVVKAPITKTLQYFKKQWNDLLASVSSVQWQPALAGIGPASRAWMSKAKEEVKETAMNRIGKTGDEVAGKGKGKANFVNIASKKRTKHILYGDKTGGGHLWPGTGNPNKTLFPKNWSAERVMHNVSDIATDPTLKWKRGRVVKSVQRYEVIGIRDGIKIKVITDGKDIITAFPIK; from the coding sequence ATGACGACGATTCGAGTCAAACCGGAAGAATTGGAAACGGTAGCGAAGCATGTCCCCGATGCAGAAGACGCCTGCCAGCGTGCGCGAACCTCACTTTCCTGGGAACTGCCCTCTTTAGTGATGGAGATTCCGGGCATCGGTTCTGCCGCCATCCATGAGCTTACAGACGAACTGATTCATTGGCTCGACCGCTATGAAGAAAAGCTGAATGAAGCGGAGGAACTGCTGTATCGGACGGCAGCGGCAATCAGACAGGCAGACCAAACGCTTGCCGACAACATAAAAGAATTCGGTCTGGAGCTTAGCGGCTTGTATGACTTGCAGCGGTTGTTTGGAGAATACGATCCAGTGACTGGAGAACGGATTTCAGTATGGGACCGCCTGGTTGCGGGAGGAATGCTGCTGGCTTCGTTTATTCCTCCGGTCAAAGGGGCAGGAATCGCTGGAAAAGCGGGGATCAAAGGAGCGAAAGCGGCCGGGATAGCAGCGGATGTTTCGAAATTGGTCCCGCAAATGAAATATGTTCTCCGCTATGATAAAATGATGTCTGTCTTTCAAGCGGCGTACCTCCAAGTCGTGAAAGCGCCGATTACCAAAACGCTGCAATATTTTAAGAAGCAATGGAACGACCTTCTTGCCAGCGTTTCGTCTGTCCAATGGCAGCCAGCCTTGGCGGGAATTGGTCCAGCGTCCCGCGCATGGATGAGCAAGGCTAAGGAAGAAGTAAAAGAAACTGCGATGAACAGGATTGGCAAAACTGGGGATGAGGTGGCCGGTAAGGGTAAGGGAAAAGCTAATTTTGTAAATATAGCTAGTAAAAAACGAACAAAGCATATACTTTACGGAGATAAAACAGGTGGTGGGCATTTATGGCCTGGAACTGGAAACCCTAATAAAACATTATTCCCTAAAAACTGGAGTGCGGAAAGGGTAATGCACAATGTATCAGATATAGCTACCGACCCTACACTAAAATGGAAGAGGGGGAGAGTTGTTAAGAGTGTCCAAAGATATGAGGTTATAGGAATTAGGGATGGAATTAAAATAAAGGTAATTACAGATGGAAAAGATATAATAACTGCATTCCCTATTAAATAA
- a CDS encoding MafI family immunity protein — protein sequence MNLNILLKEIVRNITNLPLKDEKDILEFIEHEEWGLALETICSVIEQEDITIDKDIFSKIEEAGIYMEMDKSLWEGISKQIR from the coding sequence ATGAATTTAAATATTCTTTTAAAAGAAATAGTAAGAAATATTACTAATCTTCCATTGAAAGATGAAAAAGACATATTAGAGTTTATAGAACATGAAGAGTGGGGATTAGCTCTAGAAACAATATGCAGTGTAATTGAACAAGAGGATATTACTATTGATAAAGATATTTTTAGCAAAATCGAAGAAGCTGGAATATACATGGAAATGGACAAATCACTTTGGGAAGGAATAAGTAAACAAATTAGGTAA
- a CDS encoding helix-turn-helix domain-containing protein, translating to MPIKIKLKEILKERGISQRELARLTGLRPNTISHLCSDNVDRVYLSTLEKVCKVLDIDIQELIEVE from the coding sequence ATGCCAATTAAAATCAAACTGAAAGAAATCCTCAAAGAACGTGGCATTTCTCAGCGTGAATTAGCTCGACTTACAGGGCTGCGCCCGAACACCATCAGCCATCTTTGTTCAGACAACGTGGACAGAGTTTATCTCTCAACATTAGAAAAAGTGTGCAAAGTGTTAGACATCGACATCCAGGAGTTAATCGAGGTGGAGTAA
- a CDS encoding recombinase family protein produces MKVIGYIRVSTHGQAKDGYSLAYQEDEIKAYCQAQGYTLLCLFKDEGISGAKVDEEALEIDRTGFQEMLGYLSRHQVDYVVTLNTSRLWRSDIVKVLVHRELKKYGVDIRSIEQPQYSIYKKDPNDFLINGLMELLDQYQRLEIALKLGRGRNKKAQQGGYAGGNVAFGYTVKRGQKRLVIDETQAKTVQRVFDLREQHPSWSLSQIASQLNEEGHRTKQGKLFTKAQVKRILDRKAFYSGVYRYGEIIANGTHEAIL; encoded by the coding sequence ATGAAGGTGATTGGATATATCCGCGTTTCCACACATGGGCAAGCCAAAGATGGATACAGCCTTGCCTACCAAGAAGATGAAATTAAAGCGTATTGTCAGGCACAAGGATACACTCTCCTGTGTTTGTTTAAGGATGAGGGTATCAGTGGGGCGAAAGTGGATGAAGAAGCGTTAGAAATCGACAGGACAGGATTTCAGGAGATGTTGGGGTATCTCTCCCGCCATCAGGTGGATTATGTGGTGACACTTAACACAAGCCGATTATGGCGTTCAGACATTGTTAAGGTGTTAGTACATCGTGAACTGAAAAAGTATGGAGTAGACATTCGGAGTATCGAACAACCGCAATACAGTATTTACAAGAAAGACCCCAATGATTTTCTTATTAATGGGTTAATGGAACTCCTCGACCAATATCAACGCTTAGAAATTGCGTTAAAGCTAGGACGAGGAAGGAATAAAAAAGCACAACAGGGCGGTTATGCAGGAGGAAATGTCGCTTTTGGATATACGGTTAAAAGAGGCCAAAAGCGACTCGTTATAGATGAAACACAAGCAAAAACCGTTCAACGAGTGTTTGACTTACGAGAACAACATCCTTCATGGTCTCTGTCACAAATCGCGTCACAACTGAATGAGGAAGGACATCGAACGAAACAGGGGAAGTTGTTTACGAAAGCTCAAGTCAAGCGAATTTTGGACAGAAAAGCGTTTTACAGTGGTGTATACCGTTATGGAGAGATCATCGCCAACGGAACACATGAAGCGATTTTATAA
- a CDS encoding ribonuclease domain-containing protein: MPTFSVLLYPFNPRLKFPKGTGKTGADNIALYAKYKEVLKATELANPLVDSLRQTGKLPSNYVSKTVAMQKGWAPGKALNNYVPGGQIGGDVFKNTSNVLPNAPGRVWYEADVGLSNTMSRSKQPGTRLLYSNDGLMYITTDHYKTVHFIGTYK; encoded by the coding sequence TTGCCGACATTCTCTGTCTTGCTTTATCCGTTCAATCCAAGATTAAAATTTCCTAAGGGTACGGGTAAAACTGGAGCTGACAACATCGCATTATACGCCAAGTACAAGGAAGTCCTTAAAGCGACAGAGTTAGCTAATCCTCTAGTCGATAGTTTAAGGCAGACAGGTAAATTACCTTCAAATTATGTTAGTAAGACGGTTGCAATGCAAAAAGGTTGGGCACCCGGAAAAGCACTTAACAACTACGTACCGGGTGGACAGATTGGTGGGGATGTATTCAAAAACACATCCAATGTGTTACCGAATGCTCCGGGCAGAGTGTGGTATGAAGCAGATGTAGGTTTAAGTAATACTATGTCCAGAAGTAAACAACCGGGAACAAGATTACTTTATTCCAATGATGGGTTAATGTATATTACAACTGATCATTATAAAACAGTTCATTTTATTGGAACTTATAAGTAA
- a CDS encoding barstar family protein: MNSLGNESRRKQVTLDVSTIQDSMELHSLLKKELELSDFYGMNWDAFWDAITGLVELPETLIFEGWNHIEQKLPKDAQMLINIFKDFNEQYPLWKCKVVYKNKLKP; this comes from the coding sequence ATGAATTCACTGGGAAATGAATCAAGAAGAAAACAGGTTACGTTAGACGTGAGTACTATTCAAGATTCTATGGAACTCCATTCTCTGTTAAAAAAAGAACTCGAATTATCGGATTTTTATGGAATGAATTGGGATGCATTCTGGGATGCAATTACTGGGCTTGTTGAACTACCTGAAACGTTAATTTTTGAAGGATGGAACCATATTGAACAGAAACTGCCGAAAGACGCTCAAATGCTGATTAATATCTTCAAAGACTTTAACGAACAATATCCTCTTTGGAAATGTAAAGTAGTTTATAAAAATAAGCTAAAACCTTGA
- a CDS encoding APC family permease, protein MEHAELRKSIGFIAATSLVIGTVIGSGIFMKPGVVIAAAGDSTMALWAWVIGGIITLASGLTIAEVSAKIPKTGGLYAYIEEVYGKFWSFLCGWVQTIIYGPAVIGALGLYFGSLFAGVFGFPKQAETWIGIFAVLFLALINILGTQYGGAVQSLLTLAKLLPIFLIIVFGMIQGDVPVLGMESGSSQAISMGTAVLATLWAYDGWMNVGFVAGEMKNPAKTLPKAIITGIVIVTLCYLAVNIAILHVLPASKIVELGPNAAKEAATLLFGDVGGKMIAVGILISIFGCLNGKILTFPRMPFAMAEDGLFPGARFLTRVHPTFHTPVQAIVLQVAIAVAMMLMTSPDRLSDIAIFSVFSFYGLAFYAVFLLRKNQKLDHSLYKVPLYPVTPVIAIAGAIYIIGSTVIHQPLDACLSVLITLSGIPVYWSLTAKLKNKAAEKAS, encoded by the coding sequence ATGGAGCACGCTGAACTAAGAAAAAGTATTGGCTTTATCGCTGCAACATCTTTAGTCATCGGCACAGTCATCGGCTCCGGCATTTTTATGAAACCAGGTGTCGTCATCGCCGCCGCCGGTGATTCGACAATGGCTCTATGGGCATGGGTCATCGGTGGCATCATTACATTAGCAAGCGGCTTAACGATCGCAGAAGTGAGCGCAAAAATTCCGAAAACCGGAGGTCTGTATGCTTATATCGAAGAAGTGTACGGAAAGTTTTGGAGCTTTTTATGCGGATGGGTGCAAACCATCATCTATGGCCCGGCGGTGATCGGAGCGCTCGGATTATACTTTGGTTCGTTATTTGCAGGGGTGTTCGGTTTTCCAAAACAGGCGGAAACATGGATTGGCATTTTCGCTGTCCTTTTTCTTGCACTCATTAACATACTAGGAACACAATATGGCGGAGCAGTTCAAAGCTTGTTAACATTAGCAAAACTGCTTCCAATCTTCCTTATTATCGTGTTTGGAATGATTCAAGGAGATGTGCCTGTGCTTGGAATGGAAAGTGGAAGCAGCCAAGCGATCAGCATGGGGACTGCTGTATTAGCGACGCTTTGGGCGTACGACGGCTGGATGAACGTCGGATTTGTGGCAGGCGAAATGAAAAATCCAGCAAAAACGTTGCCAAAAGCCATTATTACCGGAATTGTCATTGTCACACTCTGCTACTTGGCCGTCAATATCGCGATCCTTCACGTGCTTCCTGCCAGTAAAATTGTGGAGCTTGGCCCAAACGCCGCAAAAGAAGCCGCGACATTGCTATTTGGTGATGTTGGCGGGAAAATGATTGCGGTCGGCATTTTAATTTCCATTTTCGGTTGTTTAAATGGAAAAATTTTGACATTCCCACGTATGCCGTTTGCGATGGCTGAAGATGGGCTGTTCCCTGGGGCCCGTTTTTTGACACGCGTTCACCCGACGTTTCACACTCCTGTTCAAGCAATCGTTTTACAAGTAGCGATCGCCGTGGCCATGATGTTAATGACCAGCCCTGATCGCTTGAGCGATATCGCCATTTTTAGCGTTTTCTCTTTTTACGGTTTAGCCTTTTACGCTGTATTTTTGCTGCGGAAAAATCAGAAGCTCGATCACTCGCTATATAAAGTGCCTTTATACCCTGTAACGCCTGTTATCGCGATTGCAGGTGCAATTTATATTATTGGAAGCACCGTCATCCATCAGCCGCTCGACGCTTGTCTGTCTGTGTTAATCACATTGTCGGGAATTCCTGTTTACTGGAGTCTTACAGCTAAACTCAAAAATAAAGCGGCGGAAAAAGCAAGCTAA
- a CDS encoding cache domain-containing protein — MNWIRSRIFWKIYIINLVVIFALLALMFIIARISLPEITKEQYRYITDKTVLRMKEQIGQIAEDLHKFEQYVQGDPHFQVNDAKQWEEGLEHIIKISPYIDSATVLDANGYVRGFYPDDLSHLLNYNLSKREYFQQAVRTKKAYFSDVVSADTGRYLLVLSVPVLNERNEVERVVNLSMRIVQNHLFRSIVRSFQIGEHGYTFIVDRNGNIISHPSKKRIGDNIAENAVVQKLLRGQSGYEEVVNTEGVAMLASYAHIPILQWGVVAQVPVSEIYKPYALFEKALWFASIAAFFILSILTALYAQQIVHPIRRLCEVAEAVAKGKKHVRADETDRTEIGLLAKRFNYMIDSIQQSEELLRKSEKLAVVGELAAGVAHEIRNPLTSLKGFIQLLKEGKHNQMYFDIIESELERLSEIVDGFLLLGKPNPAKKAYSHVSEMLQHVMKLLEGQALLHHVTVQYSIDEQLPPLYCDENQLKQVFINIIKNAIEAMPNGGILRIEAKQRLDSILICITDEGCGIPKERMATLGEPFYSTKEKGTGLGLMVSFKIVEAHGGKMNIYSEEGKGTTVCLLFPIFSKQEG, encoded by the coding sequence ATGAATTGGATACGGTCACGTATTTTTTGGAAAATTTATATCATTAATTTAGTCGTTATTTTTGCTTTGCTAGCTTTAATGTTTATCATCGCCCGGATATCTTTGCCGGAAATTACAAAAGAGCAGTACCGGTACATAACAGATAAAACCGTTTTGCGCATGAAAGAGCAAATTGGGCAAATTGCTGAAGATTTACATAAGTTCGAGCAATATGTGCAAGGCGATCCACATTTTCAGGTGAACGATGCCAAGCAGTGGGAAGAAGGGCTTGAACATATTATTAAAATTTCTCCTTATATTGATAGCGCCACTGTATTAGATGCGAACGGATATGTGAGAGGGTTTTATCCTGATGACTTGAGCCATCTTTTAAACTATAACTTAAGTAAACGTGAATACTTCCAACAAGCGGTGCGAACGAAAAAAGCTTATTTCAGCGATGTCGTCTCCGCAGATACGGGGCGTTATTTGCTTGTCCTTTCTGTTCCTGTTTTAAATGAACGGAATGAAGTGGAGAGAGTCGTCAACTTATCGATGCGAATTGTGCAAAATCATCTATTCCGCTCCATTGTTCGAAGTTTTCAAATTGGTGAACATGGCTATACATTTATCGTCGACCGCAATGGGAACATTATTTCACATCCATCGAAAAAACGAATTGGCGATAATATCGCGGAAAATGCCGTTGTGCAAAAATTGCTCCGAGGACAATCAGGCTATGAAGAAGTCGTCAATACGGAAGGAGTGGCGATGCTTGCTTCCTATGCGCACATTCCAATTTTACAATGGGGTGTTGTTGCGCAAGTGCCTGTTTCGGAGATTTATAAACCTTATGCGTTGTTTGAAAAGGCGCTGTGGTTTGCTTCTATTGCGGCGTTTTTCATTTTATCGATTTTAACAGCGCTCTATGCCCAGCAAATTGTCCATCCGATTCGCCGCTTGTGTGAGGTAGCAGAAGCGGTCGCAAAAGGAAAAAAACATGTTCGCGCAGATGAAACCGATCGAACAGAAATCGGCTTGCTCGCCAAGCGTTTCAATTACATGATAGATTCTATTCAACAGTCGGAAGAACTGCTGCGAAAATCGGAAAAACTAGCGGTTGTCGGGGAATTGGCGGCGGGGGTTGCCCACGAAATCCGCAATCCATTAACATCCTTGAAAGGGTTTATTCAGCTTTTAAAAGAAGGAAAACATAATCAGATGTATTTCGATATTATTGAATCAGAATTAGAACGGTTAAGTGAAATTGTCGACGGGTTTTTGCTGCTTGGAAAGCCGAATCCAGCAAAAAAGGCGTACAGTCACGTATCAGAAATGTTACAGCATGTGATGAAGCTTCTTGAGGGGCAAGCGCTATTACATCATGTGACAGTTCAATATTCCATTGATGAACAACTTCCGCCGCTTTATTGTGATGAAAATCAATTGAAACAAGTGTTCATCAATATCATCAAAAACGCAATTGAAGCGATGCCTAATGGCGGAATATTGCGGATCGAAGCGAAACAACGGCTTGATTCGATTCTCATTTGCATCACAGACGAAGGCTGCGGCATTCCGAAAGAACGAATGGCCACGCTTGGAGAACCGTTCTACAGTACAAAAGAAAAAGGGACAGGATTAGGATTAATGGTGAGTTTTAAAATTGTGGAAGCGCATGGTGGCAAAATGAACATTTATAGTGAAGAAGGAAAAGGAACAACTGTGTGTTTGCTTTTCCCCATTTTCTCAAAGCAAGAGGGCTGA